The genomic window GTGACTGTGCAGAAGGGACTGTGTGTCTCCATCCCCTGCTCCTTCTACTATCCCCCAGAATCCAGGAATAATGACACGGCCCATGGATACTGGTACTGGAAGGAGTCCCAAGATGATCCCGGGGCCACCAAGGAAGACCTCGTGGCCACCAATGACCCCCAAAAGGCTACCCAGCCCTGGGCCCAGGGCCGGTTCTACTTAATTGGAGACCCCCAAATGGACAACTGCTCCCTGAGCATTACTGGAGCCCAGAAACGTGATCGTGGGCATTACGAGTTCCGTGTGGAAAAGGGAAAACTGCGTTATAGTTACACAAATGACAGAGTATTAATCCAGGTGGAGAGTGAGTTCTCTGTCCCAGGGAACTGTTTGGGGGTGACAAAAAGACCATGATGGAAGCCAGGGAAGGGCCTGCTGGTGATACATGAGGGAGTTTCAAGGACCTTGTCAGGAAGGATCTACCATAGAAACAGGACCCTAGATGGGCTGAGAACTCCAGAGTTTAGGCATCCAGGATAGAGGTGtgtggctggctggctggctggggcCTCTTCATAGATGTGGCAAAGGGGCAGACACATTCAGGAGGGGCCTCTCCTTGAGGTGCTCTTATGGGCTGGGTGTGATATGCAGCCCCCTGGGGTGAGAGGGCAATcaaagaaggagaggggaaagccagggaaaggacctactagtGGCAAAATAGACAGCCTCAGGCTGGACACTTTGGAGGAGCTTTTCAGTCATCTAcctcactctttctctccctctctctccctctctcctcctccagctCTGACCCAAAAACCAGAGATCCACATGCCAGAGATCTTAGAACCTGGGCACCAGGTGGCCTTGACCTGTTTGGTTCCTGGGGACTGCAGAAATGGGACATCTGCCTCCTTTCTCTGGACTGGGAATGCCCTCTCTTCCCAACAACTGACCTCATCAAAAAGGAGTTCCTCCAGACTCCTGTTCACTCCCCAGCGCCAGGACAATGGCACTAATCTCACCTGTCAGGTGAGATTCCCAGAAGGCAGAGTGAACACTGAGAGAACTGTCCAGCTCAGGATTGCTGGTGAGTTTGGGAAGAGGGTAGAACCCAGATAGCCAGGTTGCTCAAGGGTGGGAAAGTTAAAGGGGAACCCTAGAATCTGTAATACCAGGTTCTTGCTTGCTGAGATTATAGGGAGAGGTGAGTCTCTGAGAATGTCACCCCTTGGAGAGTTCCCATTTCCTGTTCTTGATTCTGGTATGGAAGGTCCCAACCTCATCAACTCTAGGATAACAGCACAGTCTCACCTGTGAGGTGACATTCCCAGAAGCCAGTGAGCATAGAGGGAACTGTCCAGTTCAGCCTTACCCATGAATACTGGAAGAGAATGGGCATAATGCTAAGATTCCCCATGACAAGTGATGTTTGAGAGTAAGAGCCCAGACTCAGGATATGGTTTCCTTCTGAAAaagcagggagaagagagatACGATGGATAGAAGAAACTTGagttcttcccttttttatctaAGTTTCTGATGCCAAAATTCTCATTCTCACATCAGCTGTTGTGGATGGAGtccaggattagaacccagaacaGGTCATATTTTGCCATTTCAGACCCAGCATGCGAACATCAGTATTTCCCACAGAAATAGATCAAGTCAGTCAGCAGGAAGAAGATAGAGAGTTTGGTCTAGATCAAAGAAAAAGCAGGACCATCATGCCTATTTTTACTCTGTCTTTCTCCTGTCCCAAAATATTAAGGACTCATCTTTGCTGGTCCTGGAGGGAAAGCTCCTTAGTCTAGACTATACTATGGACATCACTGTGAGTTACAAAGTTGCGTTGAGGGGGATGGAAAATTCCCAATTGTCTCCTAGCCCTACGAAGCTCAGAATATAAGCCAGGAGCAGCCATTTCTAACAGGGGAggatggaggggaagggggaTCTGCTGACCTCGGCATCCTCTGGGGACCCAGCTTCTCTCCCAGAATTACTCTGAGCATCTTCAACCTGAGGGAGAAGTGCATCTGAGAACATGGATCTCATGATATCCATGATGGTTCCTTCACTCACAGAGGAGGCTAAAGCCAAGATCAGACTTCTTTAACAAGACCTAGGTTGCTCGTGGTTAAGGTCTCAGGTGTGATAGACACCACTCAGAGGATgtcattgctgttgttgttctCTACAATGTTCTCCCTGACTCACAAGCTCAGAGAAGGGCTGGGTCTCCCTGGTCAGAGCAGATGGAGATCAAGCCCTCCTCAGGTCAGAAGCAAGGGCCCATGGGTGGGGATATATGAAAGGAAACAATGCTGAATCAGCTCATTGTCTCCTTGCTCAAACCCTGCCCATTTACACTACCCAGAAAGGTTCAGGGAAACATTGTGGGTTGTCAGTGGTGCTAGGTTCAGCCTGGGTACGCACCTCCATCCTCCACCTTGATCTAGAAGAGTTCCAACCTCAAGATTCTGGTACTCACTGGAGTAGTTGAAGACAGGGTAGCATGTGAAGCCTGTCTGGGCCTGAATAGATATATTACTCCATGTCACACTCCCAAGTCAGGTTTACTGATggtagaagaaaaagaagctgaTCTAGACtttagagagaggagaaacaTGGCCTTCTTGAGAGGGTGTGAGGTGGAAGGACCAAGCTAAGGCCTGGGGAACAGCACCTCCAGCACCTAACTTCAATTTCCCTCAGATTGCTCTTGTCGCATTGTCACAGAGGAGAACACATCTTGGCCTCTGGTCTTCACCTTGCTGAGGGGAGCCCTCATGGGAGTTGGTTTTCTTCTCACCTATGGCTTCACTTGGCTCTATTACACCAGGTGAGTCAGAGTCTAGCCTTCCCCCAAACCTTCTCCTGGACAGGGCAGGAAGGGTGCCAGGTGGCTGCCCAAGCTAAGCCTTTCACAGGGGTCTGGACTTTTTCCACAGGGTCAGAAGTTGAGAGGCACAACAGAAGAGAGTGAACCGAGGGATGGGTGTCTCACCTCCTATGTCTCATGGAAACCAGAACCAGAGAAGGGAAGATGGAACATTGCTGGAGAAGGTCACAACAACTGACATCTCATCGATTTtacattttccctttctccctccacctGGTTCCACACTGATGCTCAGAAATCCTTCAAGTCTTTTCTTCACTCCCTAGCTTTTCCTCAATGACACTATTtcagtctttcccctctcttctcaaATCCCAAACTCCACTCTGGGCTACCAGAAAATGCCCTTCCTCAACTCCTACTTTCCTAAGAAAACCAAGGTAGTTCTTTATCTCTGTcatacctaaacaactccattgTGTTTTCTCCTCCCCTCTGTTGTGTTTCAAAAGCTTtccttgttttagaatcaatactgggtattggttctaaggcagaagagtggtaagggctaggcaatgggaattaagtgacttgttcaaggtcacacaactaggaagtgtctcagcccagatatgaacccagagcctcccatctctaggcctggctctcaatccactgagccacctagctgccccgctctggtttttgtttggttggtttttttaaagaattgattcTCCTCTTGATTAAGTGATGTATGTGAAATGTCAAAATGATGAAGCTATAGCACATGGAAAAGATTAAGGGCCTGGGTGGCTAAGGAAGGGCCCCAAAATGTCTATCAGTAACAGGTAGTCCATGAGCACTTACTGTGGTTGTACACTGTGAGCCACACACACTCTGGATGGAATGTTCTCACCAAGAGCTACCTTCCAAGAAGGATTAAAAATCATGAGGACCTGAGTAGTGAGTCTGGGAAACAGATCTGGAAGCTGAAACCCCAGGAACACAAACATCATCAATGATTCAGGAATATTTGATAATCATTACcttcacaataaaaataaagtatgaaaAATGATCTTGGATTCTACTCCCTCCACTTTCTTCATATCTTCTCCAGACCCTTGGTAGGACCCCAAAGGTAATTTGGTCCATTCCTCCTTGATCAGAACTCCCTGGGACATAATCTCTGAGTAGTGGCCATCCATTTTTTTCTGGGACATTCAAGTCATATAGGATGCATGACCTCCTGAAATAAGTTTCCATTTAAGGGGTAACGTAGGAAGTATTTTTTGTCAGAACTCAAGAGCTAACGTCCCCCTTTCCCTCTGACCCTGGTTCCTTCCTTAGGGTCCAAATAGAATGAGTCTAATCATTTCCCcacatcatttcccttgataccaGCGAAGATAATTCCTCCTTCCTAAATGTTCATAATCTCCAGCCTAAACATCTCCATTTCCTTCCATCAATCCACAACAGACCTCCTCTCCAGCCCTctccattacacacacacacacacacacacacacacacacacacacacacacacacgtgcacacatacTAAATTGTGTTTTTAGAATTGAACATGAGTATCCCAATGTGACAAGCTCTGGGCAGAGTTGGAGGACTCTCTCATCCTTGTTGGTGGACTCTAGGCTTCTAGTCATATCACCCCAAGTCATATCGGTTTTGGGAACCTCCAAGTCCCCTGGTCACCCATATTGAACCTCATGAGCTTCTACCACTAGTCTCTAATTCTTCTGGAATTTTCTTAAGACCTTTCTTGAGCCATAAAACCCTTCTCAGGACTCTTCAGGAGTATAATTCAAATTTCCTCTTTCCAATAGTCTTTCCCAAATGCTTCTTCCCCAAGGATCTCACCAAATACTATGTACCCTTTACCATATGAAAGGTATTTTATACTTCTCAGTCTTGGAGCCCACTCCTACCATAAACACACTTTCTCTTGCCCTACATTCCTCCTCCCAACCCTTGATAGACTGAACTCTGTCATACATAGCAGGGcgggtgtatgtgtgtatgtgtatgtgtgcatgtaatGAGCGCTAATACAAAATAGATGTTTAACACACCTTTGTTGAATTACATTACACATGCAGAGACACCATCTTCCTGCTCCTCTCTCCTGACCCAAACAAAATCTAggacttgttcagttgtttcagtcaagcttgactctttgtgatcccattgaGGCTTTCTAGGCaaattctagagtggtttgccagttctttctccagttcattttacagatgaagaaactgaggtaaattggggtaaatgacttggccagggtcacatctagtgtctgaggccatattcagaaagacaagtctTTCTGAACTCAAGTCCAAGGCTCTATCCAATATGCCACCTTGAAATCTCTGTTCCCTGTTTTCATGCTTGAGATCCCAGTCTTAgtctttatcattctttttaaaataaatgtattattgatattttaagtACATAATTATCTTGTTTCCCAAAGACTCCCCATCCTCACAAGAATCCTCCCTGCCAGCTCAGAGTGATAACTGAAGAAACATAGCTAATATATTGGGCTGGTCCCATTTCTACCTATTCTTGATTCCTTGATCTCACCTGATCCTCTGCCTCTAAATCTGCtgatcattccttccttcttttgttcctcCATATTCCACACTCAGTCTCTGATCAGAGCTATCCTAGGGTCCTGAGACTCCCTGGAGCTTAGCACCAGCGGTTAGTTGTGAGAGTCTGTGGAGAGATCAGGTGCCCATGTTCCCAGGAAATAGATTCTCCACCACATCCAAGATTAGTTCCTTGTCTACTAAGCCAAGAGGTATGAGTGGGAGATGCAGACAAGGGAGAAGAAGTGCCAATCATTTGATAGAATTTTTGATGACCCATGGATATAAGATCAGAGATGTCCTGGAGGCTAACTCAACTCATAGAATACTGTTCTTCCCAAATCCAGGTCATTCAGAAGAGAGTATCCTCAATCAGCCCCAAACCTAGCCTTCATCTTTTCCACTCAACTGTACCCCAAATTCTGCCCTTAGTTTACCCTGTCACTTTCACATCAAATCTAGGCTCATTCCCCATTTACCTCTAGCACAAATCGGATGCTGGCCTCCTTTATAAATCTTTTGCCAAACATAGCACTCATCTACCCTCTTCATTACCTTAAGTCCAAACTCAAACCTCATCTCTGTAAAAAGCCACTCAGGACAGTCTGCATCTCTCTCTCCAGTCCAGATTAGGACTCAACATCCCCTTCACTAGGCTCTAGCTTTACTCTCATCTCCCTTTACTTTCATCTCCCCTTTCTTAATCTAGAATTTAGATTTGTCATTTCCCCTTCCCAAACTTCCTCCATTCTAAACTGAGCCATTGATAGGTGCAGGCAGGGCATAGATCAAAGATAAGGCTGTTTTGTCTGCAGTTGGATGGCAGAGAGGGGAAGTGAAGTCTCAGAGATACCCAACATGCAAGCAACTGTGCCCAGAGCATGACACATGAGAGTAGAAAAGGGGGCACCTGAACCTACATATCCAGATCACAAATACATTTCATAGCAATGAAATTCCAGGACAGGAGAGAGACTATGGAGAGAGGGGACAAGGAAAGGAAGAACTATGCTAAGAGCCCTGCCATGTACTGTATATGtgcataaaaaaagaaacatgacaaGGCAGATTAGAAATCATGAAGACAGAAGTACGAGGACCAGatgctgggcccagagtcaggaaccTCAAGAACACAAAGAACTTGGAAAATGTATGTAAAGGGTGATCATAATaaaaggtggagagagagagggaggaaggaagaaagaagaagaaactatACACTCTGTCACTGAAAATCAGTCTCCTGCCCCTGGCCTATGATTTAATCCAGTGAGTTGAGGAAAGGACTTCAGGATATAGCATAATCCACctgaacagaaagggaaaagatgaaaaattaaagaaaagaaagcctaAGTCTTTCCTGGAGACATGACACAATGGAGATGGGAGCTAGAGTCATCTACAGCCTCTGAGGGAGCTCTCTCTCCATTCAAAGCTAAGCTACAAGCTATTTCCTGATTGACCTGAAGgtttaattcattctttaaagGGTAGACAAACCAATGAGAAAAACTTCAAATCTGGACCCAACTCTATCCAGCAAGGAAAAGCTGAATTCCTTAATGAACGTGCTGAGTCTCTGGAAAAAAAGGAGCGCTATAACTTGGAAGTGGggataaaaagggagagggaagccTTGCATGGTCTGCCATGGTTCTTCGTGTTGGAGACAGCAAgtttgagaatattcaaaaagaGGCCAGTTAAGCTAACCTGGACCAGAATTCTAATATACGCTTACACTTGGACTTGCCAAAGGGCAAGGAGGAATCAAGGGTAATGGAGGCATCCAGGCAAAGCAGACAGAGTAGAAGCAGTCAGAAGAtgaggattcaaatcctgcttctggcaATTATTCTCTGTGAAACTTTAGGTAAATCCCTTATGCTCTATAAAAGCTTTCTTAATCTGTTACATGAAGATAATTATACCTGTTAGAACAGCCTCAAAGACATTAAAGTACCGTAGAACTGGGAATGACTCATCATCAGCACATTGGCAAAGACTTCCCCTACGAGACATGGATATGGTCTAAGTTCTCTAGAACTCTAGAACCTCTAGAAAGTGACATTAATGCACTGGCAGGTGGAGCTATCTCTTAGTATGAACTttccagaaagcaatttggaatcattcaAATGACATGGCTAAAGATGTTCACAGTCTGTGCCCCAGAGATTCTACTGGTAGGCACAGAACACAGGGCATCAATGATAACAAGAAAGGCTCCATATTCACCAAAATATTGATATCAACATagtttgtgttggcaaagaaccagcaaagacagacagaaatgTTGCATCAAATGGCTAAAGGAACTGGTAAATGGATATAATGACATATTG from Monodelphis domestica isolate mMonDom1 chromosome 4, mMonDom1.pri, whole genome shotgun sequence includes these protein-coding regions:
- the LOC130459054 gene encoding myeloid cell surface antigen CD33-like, which encodes MDLLLLLLLLLLQFLDGSFSQEQPVFGLHVQKKVTVQKGLCVSIPCSFYYPPESRNNDTAHGYWYWKESQDDPGATKEDLVATNDPQKATQPWAQGRFYLIGDPQMDNCSLSITGAQKRDRGHYEFRVEKGKLRYSYTNDRVLIQPPGVRGQSKKERGKPGKGPTSGKIDSLRLDTLEELFSHLPHSFSPSLSLSPPPALTQKPEIHMPEILEPGHQVALTCLVPGDCRNGTSASFLWTGNALSSQQLTSSKRSSSRLLFTPQRQDNGTNLTCQVRFPEGRVNTERTVQLRIAGEFGKRVEPR